The following coding sequences are from one Triticum aestivum cultivar Chinese Spring chromosome 5A, IWGSC CS RefSeq v2.1, whole genome shotgun sequence window:
- the LOC123106472 gene encoding peroxidase 5-like produces the protein MAKVNTGAALLSLCLLLACSAGGTTAADVDVEGTVRTEVENAIKSNPGVGAALIRLVFHDCWVNGCDGSVLLDQTPSGSNTEKKAINNIGLDGFSLVDTIKSKLGNSVSCADIVVFAGRDAARYLSGGKIAYSVPSGRKDGIVSSAAAADAILPQSTFEFQQLKDNFAKKNFTQEELVILSGAHSIGVSHLSSFQDRLNDTTATPINDSYKQALVADIEAQKNSQNTQDPIEKNNIRDMSLKFQNDSGYDTTGVNTAAKGALDNSYYHANLQNRVLFKSDWVMRTDIKAGGDMAEYMNNATKWNNDFAATMVKLSKLPAEGSTHYEIRKNCRVTNQNQGF, from the exons ATGGCCAAGGTTAATACCGGCGCCGCCTTGTTGTCTCTGTGCCTGTTGCTGGCCTGTTCTGCCGGAGGCACAACGGCCGCCGATGTGGACGTGGAGGGCACCGTGAGGACAGAAGTAGAGAATGCCATCAAGAGCAACCCTGGCGTCGGCGCCGCCCTCATCCGGCTGGTGTTCCACGACTGCTGGGTTAAT GGCTGCGATGGATCGGTGCTCTTGGACCAGACGCCGTCCGGCAGCAATACCGAGAAGAAGGCGATCAACAACATCGGCCTTGACGGCTTCAGCCTCGTCGACACCATCAAGTCCAAACTGGGCAACAGCGTCTCGTGCGCCGACATAGTCGTCTTCGCCGGGCGTGACGCGGCCAGATACCTAAGCGGCGGCAAAATCGCCTACTCTGTTCCCTCAGGGCGCAAGGACGGCATTGTCTCATCGGCGGCCGCCGCAGACGCCATCCTCCCGCAATCCACCTTCGAGTTCCAGCAGCTCAAGGACAACTTCGCCAAGAAGAACTTCACCCAGGAGGAGCTCGTCATCCTCTCCGGCGCGCACTCCATCGGCGTCTCTCACCTCTCGTCTTTCCAGGATCGCCTCAACGATACAACCGCGACGCCGATCAACGACAGCTACAAACAAGCGCTTGTGGCAGACATCGAGGCCCAGAAAAATAGCCAAAATACGCAGGATCCCATTGAGAAGAATAACATCCGCGACATGAGCCTGAAGTTCCAGAACGACTCCGGCTACGACACTACGGGGGTGAACACCGCGGCGAAGGGCGCCCTGGACAACAGCTACTACCACGCCAACCTCCAGAACAGGGTGCTTTTCAAGTCCGACTGGGTTATGCGCACGGACATCAAAGCCGGGGGCGACATGGCCGAGTACATGAACAATGCCACCAAGTGGAACAATGACTTCGCCGCCACTATGGTCAAGCTCAGCAAGCTCCCGGCCGAGGGTAGTACCCATTACGAGATAAGGAAGAACTGCAGAGTCACCAACCAGAACCAAGGTTTTTAA